One Vallitalea pronyensis genomic region harbors:
- a CDS encoding energy-coupling factor ABC transporter ATP-binding protein, giving the protein MVVFENVSFGYTHKKVLKAVNLKIKKGQSVGIVGANGAGKSTLIKLMTGLIIPTEGRVLVDGMDVSSKAIKAIRKKVGYTFQDPNHQLFMPTVFEDVAFGLRQEGLSKKEVEDRVRKILKEVDALHLSDRPSYTLSGGEKRTITLATALSTNPEILILDEPSIGLDPRSRRGLIRLLTTRNETKIITTHDMDMALDLCDRIIVLYEGKIQGDGEPMTIFKNKALLCQSHLELPLRMQGCPVCSK; this is encoded by the coding sequence ATGGTTGTTTTTGAAAATGTCAGTTTTGGGTATACCCATAAGAAAGTTCTCAAGGCAGTTAATCTTAAGATAAAAAAAGGACAATCTGTAGGCATTGTTGGTGCTAATGGAGCAGGAAAATCAACCCTCATAAAATTGATGACAGGTCTAATCATACCCACAGAGGGACGTGTTCTAGTAGATGGTATGGATGTTTCATCAAAGGCTATTAAGGCCATAAGAAAAAAAGTAGGTTATACCTTTCAAGATCCTAATCACCAACTTTTTATGCCCACTGTTTTTGAAGATGTGGCTTTTGGTCTAAGACAAGAAGGCCTGTCAAAGAAGGAAGTAGAAGACAGGGTTAGAAAAATACTGAAAGAAGTAGATGCTTTGCATCTTTCTGACAGGCCATCATATACTTTATCAGGTGGGGAAAAGCGAACCATAACCTTGGCCACAGCCTTATCGACCAATCCAGAAATACTCATTCTGGATGAACCATCTATTGGGTTAGACCCAAGGTCAAGAAGAGGCTTAATAAGGTTATTAACCACAAGAAATGAAACCAAAATCATCACAACACATGATATGGATATGGCTTTAGATTTGTGTGACCGCATTATTGTTTTATATGAAGGTAAGATACAGGGTGATGGAGAACCCATGACCATATTTAAGAATAAAGCATTATTATGCCAAAGCCACCTTGAATTGCCTTTGAGGATGCAAGGATGTCCAGTCTGTTCTAAGTAA
- the larC gene encoding nickel pincer cofactor biosynthesis protein LarC: MKVLYYDVFCGISGDMHLGALLDLGVKEDYLKTELRKLNIEEEYDIVVTKGMKCGISGTRVEVILHHDKGSQEGNHPHEHNHDHHHHHVHDHQHDDTHQHGHEHSHDDAHEHGHKHSHDDAHEHGHKHSHDDAHEHGHKHSHDHAHQHGHEHSHNDAHHHGHEHSHEHAHNHSHDHHHHRNFTMIKDMINKSTLSDGVKALSIEMFRLVAVAEGKVHNKPMGEVHFHEVGATDSIVDMVGAAICIDALQVDKIIASSIQVGGGFVTCAHGKMPVPAPATVEILQGVPLKYNLVPFETTTPTGAAILKATVSAYKDEHDMRIHKIGYGLGYKDFEVPNALRVYLGEIEDAPGDLVIENQYVMETNIDDMNPEIFTYIEQKLFDAGALDVYKTPIMMKKGRPAVTLSILFSKENREALQKIMFTETSSGGVRETQVVKSMLKRDFVDVETSYGSVKVKNLYYEGKCIKCKPEYEDCARLAHEQGVPIQAIYDAVEKKVCDAD, translated from the coding sequence ATGAAAGTATTATATTATGATGTATTTTGCGGTATAAGCGGTGATATGCATCTGGGTGCATTACTTGATTTAGGTGTTAAAGAAGATTATTTAAAAACAGAACTCAGAAAACTGAATATTGAAGAGGAATACGATATTGTTGTGACAAAAGGCATGAAATGTGGTATCAGTGGAACAAGGGTGGAAGTCATTCTTCATCATGATAAAGGATCCCAAGAAGGCAATCATCCTCATGAGCATAACCATGACCACCATCACCACCACGTTCATGATCATCAGCATGACGATACGCACCAACATGGACATGAACATAGCCATGATGATGCTCATGAACATGGACATAAACATAGCCATGATGATGCTCATGAACATGGACATAAACATAGTCACGACGATGCTCATGAACATGGACATAAACACAGCCATGACCATGCTCACCAGCATGGACATGAACATAGTCATAATGATGCTCATCACCATGGGCATGAACATAGCCATGAACATGCTCACAATCATAGCCATGACCATCATCACCATAGAAACTTTACCATGATTAAAGACATGATTAATAAGAGTACACTAAGTGATGGGGTTAAGGCGTTAAGTATTGAGATGTTTCGACTGGTTGCGGTAGCTGAAGGTAAAGTGCATAACAAGCCTATGGGAGAAGTTCATTTTCATGAAGTAGGCGCTACGGATTCCATTGTGGATATGGTAGGTGCGGCCATTTGTATTGATGCACTTCAAGTGGATAAAATCATAGCATCCAGTATTCAAGTAGGCGGCGGCTTTGTGACCTGTGCTCATGGGAAAATGCCCGTACCCGCACCAGCAACAGTAGAAATATTACAAGGTGTACCATTAAAATACAACCTTGTCCCCTTTGAGACGACTACACCAACAGGTGCAGCCATCCTCAAGGCTACTGTATCAGCGTATAAAGATGAACATGACATGCGTATCCATAAAATAGGTTATGGCTTGGGTTACAAAGATTTTGAAGTGCCAAATGCCTTACGTGTTTATTTGGGTGAAATAGAGGATGCACCTGGTGATTTGGTCATAGAAAACCAATACGTTATGGAAACAAATATTGACGATATGAATCCTGAAATCTTCACATACATTGAGCAAAAGCTCTTTGATGCTGGCGCACTGGATGTCTATAAGACACCTATTATGATGAAGAAAGGCAGACCAGCAGTAACATTAAGTATTCTGTTCTCAAAAGAAAATAGAGAAGCGCTCCAAAAAATAATGTTTACTGAAACATCATCTGGCGGTGTGAGGGAAACACAGGTTGTGAAATCCATGCTAAAGCGGGATTTTGTGGACGTTGAGACATCATATGGTTCAGTAAAAGTTAAAAACCTCTACTATGAGGGTAAATGTATTAAATGTAAACCTGAGTACGAAGACTGTGCAAGATTAGCTCATGAACAAGGTGTTCCCATTCAAGCAATCTATGATGCAGTGGAAAAAAAGGTGTGTGACGCGGATTGA
- the larE gene encoding ATP-dependent sacrificial sulfur transferase LarE, translated as MSAYKRLLAYIEKLESVAVAFSGGVDSTFLAYAVREALGDKAVAITVDSPYIPRWEIDEAKVLAKEIGIRHVILPATIHESIAHNPSNRCYLCKKVIFSSILEEAKRQGVKVVVDGSNVDDTKDYRPGLAALHELNVRSPLMACEWTKEMIRESSKEVGLTTHDKPAYACLLTRLPYDTTITQEELERIEKSEVYLMTLGFRAVRVRSHGQLARIEVARNMRKKLFDEALLDKISHTLKTYGYDYVTIEASGYTMGSFNQQIGK; from the coding sequence TTGAGTGCTTATAAAAGACTATTGGCTTATATAGAAAAATTGGAGAGTGTAGCTGTTGCTTTTTCAGGCGGTGTTGATAGTACATTTTTAGCCTATGCAGTACGAGAGGCTCTTGGAGATAAGGCCGTTGCAATCACAGTGGATTCCCCTTATATACCAAGATGGGAAATTGATGAAGCTAAGGTATTGGCTAAAGAAATAGGTATACGCCATGTTATTTTGCCAGCAACCATCCATGAATCCATTGCACATAATCCATCCAATCGATGCTATTTATGTAAAAAAGTTATTTTCTCATCCATACTGGAAGAGGCAAAACGTCAAGGTGTCAAGGTAGTGGTAGATGGGTCCAATGTAGATGACACAAAAGACTATCGACCAGGACTTGCTGCTCTTCACGAATTAAATGTACGCAGTCCATTGATGGCTTGTGAGTGGACCAAAGAGATGATACGGGAATCATCAAAGGAAGTAGGATTAACAACCCATGATAAGCCAGCCTATGCTTGTTTACTCACCCGGCTTCCATACGATACAACCATTACCCAAGAAGAACTAGAACGCATTGAAAAGTCAGAAGTTTATTTAATGACACTTGGATTTCGAGCTGTTAGAGTCCGTTCTCATGGTCAGCTTGCTCGGATAGAAGTTGCAAGAAACATGAGGAAAAAGTTGTTTGATGAAGCATTATTAGATAAGATATCCCATACACTTAAAACTTATGGTTATGACTATGTGACCATTGAAGCTTCCG